The Tissierellales bacterium sequence CTACTGTGATTACTCCATCATTTCCAACTACTTCCATAGCATTTGCTATCAATTCTCCAATAGCTTCATCTGCAGCTGAAATACTAGCAACTTGTGCTATTTCATTTTTATTTTTAACTTCTAATGATATATTTTGAACTTCATTTACAGCAAGTTCAACAGCTTTTTGGATACCTTTTTTCACGATCATAGGATTTGCACCTGCTGCAACGTTTTTGAGTCCTTCTCTTATGATAGCCTGTGCTAAAAGAGTCGCTGTAGTAGTTCCGTCTCCAGCTACATCGTTCGTCTTTGTAGCTACTTCTTTTACTAGTTGAGCTCCCATATTTTCGTATGCATCTTCTAGTTCTATTTCTTTTGCAATAGTAACACCATCATTTGTAATTAAAGGTGCTCCAAATTTTTTGTCCAAAACAACATTTCTACCCTTAGGTCCAAGCGTTACTTTCACTGTATCTGCTAATTTATTTATACCAATTTCCATTGATTTTCTAGCATCTTCTCTAAATTTTATTTCTTTAGCCATGTCATTCGCCTCCCAAATTGAGTTAATATATTATTCTACTACTGCTAATATCTCATTAAGTTTTAGTATTGTAACTTCTCTGCCTTCTATTTTAATCTCAGTTCCAGCGTATTTTGAAAAGATAACTCTATCTCCAACTTTTATTTCATCCTTTTTAGCGTCATCTCCTAATATCTCTGAGCCAACGGCCAATACTTCTGCCAATTGTGGAGCTTCCTGCGCTGAATTAGGAAGTACTATACCACTTTTAGTCTTCTCTTGCGCCTCTACTTTCTTGATCACAACTCGATCTCCTAATGGTCTTATATTCATGAAAATACCCCCTTGATATTGTATGTTTTTCATCATTAGCACTCAACTCTTCAGAGTGCTAACCCTACATTGATAGTTTATTAAAACGGCTCTGGATTGTCAAGTATTATTTACCAAATTTTCTACCATTTTAAAGCTGTTCTAGCATAGTGAAATAGATATTGCTGGGCTATTCCTGCAAGTTCTCCAAATTCCACTTCCACGAAGTTCAGTATATTCTTCTCATGTTCTATTTCTTCACCATAGCAATGCATCATTATTCTCTTAACCCATACGTCTACCGGAAATGCTTCTTTAAAATCAAATCCATATAACAGTATGCAGTCTGCCACTTTGCTTCCAATTCCTTTAATTTTCATCAATTCTTTTTTCGCAGCTTTATACTCCATGTCTTTTACATTTTTTAGGTCTACTTCTTTATTGTGAAGCTTCTCAACTGCATCAACTAAGTACTTATCTCTATATCCTACTCCTAGAGCTTTAAATTCTTCAGCACTAACTCCTACTAATTGATCTAATGTAGGAAATGCATATGCTATTTTGCCATCCCACGTTTCTATTTCAGTTCCATATTTTTCACTGAGTTTTTCTATACTGCCACTTATCCTCTTTATATTGTTATTTGATGAAAGTATAAATGATATAAGTGTTTCCCAAGGCATTTGTTTCATAACTCTAAGCCCAGGTGTATGTGCTACCGCTTCCTTTATATACTTATCCTTAGCAAATTTTTCTTGAAAATCCTCATAAGGTTCATCTAACCCCAAGTAACTATTCCAAAAATTTTCATCTAATTTCTTTGTACTTTTTATATTAAGTGTTTTTAGCTCCTGTTTTATCTCTACATATGATTCACAAACAACTCCACTATACACACTTTCTTCATTTTTGCTCCATCTAAAACATTGTCCACATTCTAGAGTAGCGCCTAAATCAAATGCTGTGTTCAACTCTATTTTTAAATCGTATATCTCCATATAACATATCCTCCTATTCACTTCCTTCATTATATCATAGCACTAACTTATCGATTTTTAATTGAAAATTTTGTAATGATTTTAAATTTCAATTGGGTATAAATAATATAGGTAGTTTTGTATTTTTTTAATTAAATTTTAGAGAGGAGTTGAAACCATGATTCATATAGACCCTAAAGTTGTAGATTATTTAAAA is a genomic window containing:
- a CDS encoding co-chaperone GroES, whose product is MNIRPLGDRVVIKKVEAQEKTKSGIVLPNSAQEAPQLAEVLAVGSEILGDDAKKDEIKVGDRVIFSKYAGTEIKIEGREVTILKLNEILAVVE
- a CDS encoding 8-oxoguanine DNA glycosylase is translated as MEIYDLKIELNTAFDLGATLECGQCFRWSKNEESVYSGVVCESYVEIKQELKTLNIKSTKKLDENFWNSYLGLDEPYEDFQEKFAKDKYIKEAVAHTPGLRVMKQMPWETLISFILSSNNNIKRISGSIEKLSEKYGTEIETWDGKIAYAFPTLDQLVGVSAEEFKALGVGYRDKYLVDAVEKLHNKEVDLKNVKDMEYKAAKKELMKIKGIGSKVADCILLYGFDFKEAFPVDVWVKRIMMHCYGEEIEHEKNILNFVEVEFGELAGIAQQYLFHYARTALKW